The following coding sequences lie in one Chanos chanos chromosome 4, fChaCha1.1, whole genome shotgun sequence genomic window:
- the zgc:162816 gene encoding uncharacterized protein zgc:162816: MEFTKDLCTPALIVDLDKVKKNAGEMLERFQKLGVQLRPHMKTHKTLECADIMTGGSRRCIVVSTLAEASFYADHGYDDILYAYPLPFDKVERCAELAERLTLFHILLDNSAALQELKKRPLKNSKVWHVWMKLDCDNGRAGVPHSDPSALQLAQDISETAGVELTGIYAHCGNTYGCKGEEQIKAVAQETTTFTLQFMEKLKLAGIQGPKSSIGSTPSCSHPVPDMAMLSEVHPGNYVFYDVQQSLIGSCRLEDVAVRVLTRVIGHYPHRNQLLVDCGWAGLSHDGGGRLPTGYAIIEGHPELKLLSMTQEHGRVETISGQLDFSQFPMGTVLSLMPYHACATAMMHPVYFAHSKGKIVATWKPIRGW; the protein is encoded by the exons ATGGAGTTCACCAAGGATCTTTGCACTCCAGCCCTCATTGTTGACCTCGataaggtgaaaaaaaatgctggagAGATGCTGGAACGCTTCCAGAAGCTAGGGGTTCAGCTCCGTCCGCACATGAAAACGCACAAAACGCT TGAGTGTGCTGACATTATGACAGGAGGATCCAGACGCTGCATTGTAGTGTCTACACTAGCCGAAGCCTCTTTCTACGCGGATCATGGTTATGATGACATTCTGTATGCTTACCCATTGCCCTTCGATAAGGTAGAACGTTGTGCCGAGCTAGCGGAGAGACTCACACTCTTCCACATACTGCTGGACAACAGTGCTGCCCTGCAAGAACTGAAGAAGAGGCCACTGAAGAATAGCAAAGTCTGGCATGTTTGGATGAAACTTGATTGTGACAATGGAAGAG CTGGTGTCCCTCATTCAGACCCTTCAGCGCTGCAGCTCGCTCAGGACATATCTGAGACAGCAGGGGTGGAACTCACAGGGATCTATGCCCACTGTGGGAATACCTACGGTTGTAAAGGGGAGGAGCAAATCAAGGCGGTTGCCCAGGAAACCACAACATTCACTTTGCAGTTTATGGAGAA GTTAAAGTTAGCTGGAATCCAAGGTCCCAAGTCCAGCATTGGATCCACTCCTTCCTGTAGCCACCCTGTACCTGATATGGCTATGTTAAGTGAAGTGCATCCTGGCAACTATGTATTTTATG ATGTGCagcagtctctgattggctcttgcAGACTGGAGGATGTGGCAGTACGGGTGCTGACCAGGGTTATAGGACACTATCCACACAGGAACCAGCTACTTGTTGACTGTGGCTGGGCAGGACTGAGTCATGATGGGGGTGGTCGCCTGCCTACTGGCTATGCCATTATTGAAGGACACCCAGAGCTGAA ACTGCTTTCAATGACTCAGGAGCATGGCAGGGTGGAGACCATCTCTGGTCAGCTGGACTTCAGTCAGTTCCCCATGGGCACTGTCCTCTCCCTTATGCCTTACCAT GCATGTGCAACTGCTATGATGCACCCAGTTTACTTTGCCCATTCTAAGGGGAAGATTGTAGCCACATGGAAACCCATCCGCGGCTGGTGA
- the LOC115810587 gene encoding protein FAM126B has product MLCSERTVVEEWLSEFKTLPDDQICSYAGSLHLKKALVPALYKVIQEHPSNELLAPVCHQLFELYRSSEEGLRRFTLQFLPELIWVYLCHSASRERHRNGCVEALLLGIYNLEIVDSKGNSKLLSFTIPSLSKPSIYHEPSSLGSMALTEGALSQHDLIRVVYSGLLPQRETFSSQNRFEVLSFLMVCYNSAIVYMPGSSHQSACRMSSRLCVCGYPRQQLKLWREPCNRIRLDPDFMVQMLSAVYHAIYNGEWGFGTEALEDILYRAQIELYPQPLLLANAMIRSLPAHPSEGSRNLLEVEVTPTSRSLSQAAVTAASIRRLRWKREDCFDFSTTTEFYASITPRRYVPPEPAVNAKSRSWTKFTIHLTMRGDADGVSCGEDSFDPDEGFSSGASSSSQPSVRRDGVSRVSRDREPAVRQKDRSSADTRAALRQLHQRHHSPPPVITLHSADISPTVARRFLGPHYNPPFGAPPPRTGSTSSTKSLDCTGLNGSSGPTDSLSFGSLSADRAHCLSAISLQEDRLGRGAKSQDLLSPGSPFSSGSPLSKQSRSSSFNMQIISQV; this is encoded by the exons ATGCTCTGTTCAGAGCGCACGGTGGTAGAGGAATGGCTGTCAGAATTCAAG ACATTACCTGATGATCAGATTTGCAGCTATGCAGGCAGTCTGCATTTGAAGAAAGCCCTTGTTCCAGCCCTTTACAAAGTCATCCAGGAACACCCCAGCAATGAG cTGCTTGCTCCAGTGTGTCATCAGTTATTTGAGTTGTACCGGAGCTCAGAGGAAGGTCTTCGCCGTTTCACACTGCAGTTCCTGCCCGAGCTCATATGGGTGTACTTGTGCCATTCGGCCAGCAGAGAGCGCCATCGCAACGGCTGTGTTGAAGCCCTGCTACTTGGAATTTATAATCTG GAGATTGTGGACAGTAAAGGGAACAGTAAACTCCTATCATTCacaattccctctctctccaaaccCTCCATATATCATGAA CCATCCAGCTTGGGGTCTATGGCACTGACAGAGGGGGCTCTGAGCCAGCATGACTTGATCAGGGTGGTGTACAGTGGCCTGCTCCCCCAGAGAGAGACCTTCAGCTCCCAGAACAG GTTTGAAGTGCTATCTTTCCTCATGGTCTGCTATAATTCTGCCATCGTTTACATGCCTGGTTCTTCTCACCAATCAGCATGCAGAATGAGTTCACG GTTATGTGTGTGCGGTTATCCACGACAACAGCTGAAACTATGGAGGGAGCCATGTAACCGCATACGCCTAGACCCAGACTTCATGGTACAGATGCTCAGCGCAGTTTATCATGCCAT TTATAATGGAGAGTGGGGGTTTGGCACGGAAGCCTTGGAGGACATACTGTATCGAGCTCAGATAGAACTCTATCCCCAGCCCTTATTG TTGGCAAATGCTATGATTCGTTCCCTTCCGGCCCACCCGTCAGAGGGCTCTCGGAATTTGCTGGAGGTGGAAGTAACACCCACTAGCCGGAGTTTGTCCCAGGCAGCTGTCACTGCTGCTTCGATCCGCCGCCTTCGCTGGAAACGAGAGG attgttttgatttctcaaCTACGACTGAATTCTACGCATCCATCACCCCCAGACGATACGTCCCTCCAGAACCAGCAGTCAATGCCAAGTCGCGAAGCTGGACAAAGTTTACCATTCACCTTACCATGCGTGGGG atgctgATGGTGTGAGCTGTGGTGAGGATTCATTTGACCCAGATGAGGGTTTCTCTTCTGGAGCCTCCAGCAGCAGCCAGCCTAGCGTGAGACGAGATGGGGTCAGCCGTGTGTCCCGCGACAGGGAGCCGGCGGTGCGACAGAAAGACCGGTCATCAGCTGACACCAGAGCCGCCCTGCGTCAGCTTCACCAGCGGCACCACTCTCCTCCACCCGTAATCACCCTGCATAGTGCAGATATCAGCCCAACTGTCGCTAGAAGGTTCCTGGGGCCCCATTACAATCCCCCATTCGGAGCTCCACCACCCAGAACTGGTAGTACATCTTCCACAAAGTCCCTAGACTGCACGGGGCTGAACGGGTCCTCTGGGCCGACGGATAGCCTGTCTTTTGGGAGCCTAAGTGCAGACAGAgcccactgtctgtctgccatcAGCCTGCAAGAGGACCGCCTGGGTCGTGGAGCCAAGAGTCAGGACCTCCTCTCCCCTGGAAGTCCATTCTCTTCTGGGAGCCCCCTGTCCAAGCAGTCTCGTTCGTCTAGCTTCAACATGCAGATTATTTCACAGGTGTAG
- the orc2 gene encoding origin recognition complex subunit 2, whose translation MRPQKHTDSGVLEVRFVGDGDVLDHIVDKHEGVKVAHGSVQTLVNLETPKKLQSKVKEVEEEDEVFNEENYVEALGTGAEDGAENGSGAAGATVFTFQTIKRSNKMAQMASEWARTPGKSVTFSTPDTEEEPLSSPRASKSHKTPQKTPQKGKKVQFVSTTPHRLRKRLIAPNLKSDSDSDFSPSNSEEEDDDEEVEEKVLKTETPQKTPSKTSAAAAALYKTPAKKTKKAPEANLVEEYFEAHSSSKVLTSDRTLQRLQTPKLDRETLLRLLDGKPSCYSDEINELNKKHEKHFSKWMLQLQLGFNILLYGLGSKKSLLERFRIAMLADCFHLVVNGFFPSITLKSILNAITGEVLEHQGSFRTPMDQIDFITKTLKEDPDTHIYLIIHNIDGPMLRGEKTQQALGQLASIPNLHLLASIDHINAPLAWDQSKMSLFNWLWYETTSYLPYSEETSYENSLLVQQTGALALSSLTHVLRSLTPNARGIFRLLAEFQLENKDNPSYTGLSFQDFYQRCREAFLVNSDITLRTQLTEFRDHKLIRTKKGADGVEYLLIPVDTGTLTDFLEKENAE comes from the exons ATGcgcccacagaaacacaccgaTTCCGGGGTCCTGGAGGTTCGGTTCGTGGGAGATGGAGATGTGTTGGACCACATTGTCGATAAACATGAGG GTGTGAAAGTGGCCCATGGGTCTGTACAGACACTGGTGAACCTTGAAACTCCCAAAAAACTGCAGTCAAAGGTTAAAGAGGTGGAGGAAGAAGATGAGGTTTTCAATGAGGAAAACTATGTTGAGGCCCTGGGTACTGGAGCAGAAG ATGGAGCAGAAAATGGATCTGGTGCTGCTGGAGCGACAGTGTTCACTTTTCAAACCATCAAACGCTCCAATAAGATGGCTCAGATGG CGTCTGAGTGGGCACGCACCCCGGGGAAGAGTGTCACCTTCAGCACCCCCGACACAGAAGAGGAGCCCTTGAGCTCACCCCGTGCCTCCAAGAGTCA CAAGACTCCTCAGAAGACTCCCCAAAAG GGAAAGAAGGTGCAGTTTGTCTCAACTACCCCCcacagactgagaaagagacTTATAG CTCCCAACCTGAAgtcagacagtgacagtgacttcTCCCCCTCCAATTCGGAGGAAGAAGACGATGATGaagaggtagaggagaaagttttgaaaacagaaacaccacAGAAAACTCCCAGCAAGACAtctgcagctgcagcagcacTCTATAAGACCCCAGCCAAGAAGACCAAGAAAGCTCCAGAG GCCAACCTGGTGGAAGAATACTTTGAAGCCCATAGCAGTTCCAAGGTGCTCACGTCTGATCGGACCCTCCAAAGACTCCAGACCCCCAAACTGGATAGG GAAACCCTGCTCAGGCTTTTGGATGGAAAACCTTCTTGTTATTCAGATGAAATTAATGAACTGAACAAAAAGCATGAGAAACACTTCAGCAAGTGGATGCTACAGTTgca GTTGGGCTTTAACATTCTGCTGTATGGTCTTGGCTCGAAAAAGAGTCTGTTGGAGAGGTTTCGCATTGCCATGCTGGCTGACTGCTTCCACCTAGTGGTCAATGGCTTCTTCCCAAGCATCACGCTGAAATCG ATTTTGAACGCTATCACTGGTGAGGTACTGGAACATCAAGGCAGTTTTCGGACACCTATGGATCAGATAGACTTCATTACAAAGACTCTCAAAGAAG ACCCGGACACCCACATCTACCTGATCATTCATAACATTGATGGCCCAATGCTCCGTGGCGAGAAGACCCAGCAGGCACTGGGGCAGCTTGCCTCTATCCCCAACCTGCACCTGCTGGCTTCCATCGACCACATCAATGCCCCACTTG CGTGGGACCAGTCTAAGATGAGCTTATTTAACTGGCTCTGGTATGAGACCACCTCCTACCTGCCGTACTCAGAGGAGACCTCCTATGAGAACTCTCTCCTGGTCCAGCAGACTGGAGCCTTGGCTCTCAGCTCCCTCACACATGTCCTGCGCAGCCTCACGCCCAATGCCAG AGGGATCTTTAGACTGTTGGCAGAATTTCAGTTGGAGAACAAAGACAATCCTTCATATACAG GTTTGTCTTTCCAAGATTTTTACCAGCGCTGTCGTGAAGCTTTCCTGGTGAACAGTGATATCACACTGCGAACACAACTGACAGAATTTAGAGATCACAAGCTCATCCGCACCAAGAAG GGTGCTGATGGGGTTGAATACCTTCTTATCCCTGTGGATACAGGAACTCTCACTGACTTCCTGGAGAAAGAGAATGCAGAGTGA
- the cfap410 gene encoding cilia and flagella associated protein 410, protein MKLTRKLVLARAKASDLDSVKKLNCWGCSLTDISIFSEMPSIEVLTLSANNISSLEHISTCQNLTELYLRRNNIQDLSELCHLRGLTHLKVLWLAENPCCQADPAKYRLTVLRTLPGLHKLDNQVVTEEELALALAEGEEISTPPGTASTSSTNGLTEADSENDPLNYSMEETNKIRAQLGMKPLPRDKFPSFSSPRESGGARRRKSHTLEAVLLLLKDLDEEELKLVQTATETKLRARHRQKEKAAITQQ, encoded by the exons atgaaattaactcGAAAACTTGTTCTAGCGAGAGCCAAAGCTTCGGACCTGGACAGCGTCAAAAAATTAAATTGCTG ggGCTGCAGTTTGACCGAT ATCTCCATTTTCTCAGAGATGCCAAGTATTGAGGTCCTAACACTAAG TGCCAATAACATCTCCTCTCTGGAACACATATCTACTTGTCAGAATCTCACTGAGTTATATTTGAGACGGAACAACATCCAGGACCTCTCTGAACTGTGTCATCTAAGGGGCCTCACCCACCTAAAAGTTCTGTGGCTGGCAGAGAACCCATGCTGTCAGGCTGATCCAGCTAAGTACCGTTTAACAGTTCTCCGTACCCTGCCAGGCCTGCATAAATTGGACAACCAAG TGGTTACAGAGGAGGAACTTGCTCTTGCTCTGGCAGAAGGGGAGGAGATCAGCACCCCTCCAGGCACTGCTTCTACCAGCTCCACCAATGGCCTCACAGAGGCAGACTCTGAGAACGACCCCCTCAATTACAGTATGGAGGAGACCAA CAAAATACGTGCCCAGTTAGGGATGAAGCCATTACCCAGAGATAAGTTCCCATCTTTTTCCTCTCCACGGGAGTCTGGGGGAGCCAGACGAAGAAAG AGCCATACACTGGAGGCTGTACTACTGCTACTGAAGGACTTGGATGAGGAGGAGCTGAAACTGGTTCAAACAGCAACAGAGACCAAGCTGAGAGCACGACATcgacagaaagagaaagctgCCATCACACAGCAGTGA